GGATATTATCGCTGCGCTCTGGCATCACGATTTTGCCGCGCTGGCGGACCCGCATGTCGTTGGCGTTGTCTGGTGCGTGATGTTTGCCACGCTGTTTTTAGAAAACGGTCTGCTGCCGGCGTCGTTTCTGCCGGGCGACAGCCTGCTGCTGCTGGCGGGCGCGATGGTGGCCCAGGGCGTGATGGATTTTGTGCCGACGCTTGTGATCCTCACCTCGGCGGCGAGCCTCGGCTGCTGGCTGAGCTACGTACAAGGGAGATGGCTCGGCAACACCCGCGTCGTGCGCGGCTGGCTCGCGCAGCTACCGGCGAAATACCATCACCGCGCCACCTGCATGTTCGATCGCCACGGCCTGCTGGCGCTGCTGAGCGGCCGTTTCCTGGCGTTTGTGCGCACGCTGCTGCCGACGATGGCGGGCATCTCCGGGCTCTCTAACCGCCGTTTCCAGATCTTCAACTGGCTGAGCGCCGTGATTTGGGTCGGCGTGGTGACTGGCTTTGGCTATGCGCTCAGCATGATCCCGTTTGTGAAACGTCATGAAGATCAGGTGATGACCTTCCTGATGATCCTGCCCATCGCGCTGCTGGTCATCGGCCTGCTTGGCGCGCTGTTGGTGGTATTAAAGAAAAAAGCGCAGTAAGTCTTTCCGGGCGGAGCGCAGGCTCCGCTCACGACAGCGCGCGCAGGCGCGCGGCATCCTCTCCCGGCGTCACCCCGAAATAGCGTTTAAATTCACGGCTGAACTGCGACGCGCTCTCATACCCCACCTGCATCGCCGCCGCGCTGGCCTTCATGCCGTTATGCGCC
This DNA window, taken from Cronobacter universalis NCTC 9529, encodes the following:
- the yghB gene encoding DedA family general envelope maintenance protein YghB encodes the protein MAVIQDIIAALWHHDFAALADPHVVGVVWCVMFATLFLENGLLPASFLPGDSLLLLAGAMVAQGVMDFVPTLVILTSAASLGCWLSYVQGRWLGNTRVVRGWLAQLPAKYHHRATCMFDRHGLLALLSGRFLAFVRTLLPTMAGISGLSNRRFQIFNWLSAVIWVGVVTGFGYALSMIPFVKRHEDQVMTFLMILPIALLVIGLLGALLVVLKKKAQ